One part of the Aquila chrysaetos chrysaetos unplaced genomic scaffold, bAquChr1.4, whole genome shotgun sequence genome encodes these proteins:
- the LOC115337680 gene encoding calmodulin-1-like, with protein sequence MADQLTEEQIAEFKEAFSLFDKDGDGTITTKELGTVMRSLGQNPTEAELQDMINEVDADGNGTIDFPEFLTMMVRKMKDTDSEEEIREAFRVFDKDGNGYISAAELRHVMTNLGEKLTDEEVDEMIREADIDGDGQVNYEEFVQMMTAK encoded by the exons ATG gctgaCCAGCTCACTGAGGAGCAGATTGCAG AGTTCAAGGAGGCGTTCTCACTCTTCGACAAGGATGGGGATGGCACCATCACCACCAAGGAGCTGGGCACTGTCATGCGCTCACTGGGCCAGAACCCTACtgaggctgagctgcaggacaTGATCAACGAGGTGGATGCTGATG GTAACGGCACCATCGACTTCCCTGAGTTCCTCACCATGATggtgaggaagatgaaggaCACGGATAGCGAGGAGGAGATCCGTGAGGCTTTCCGCGTCTTTGACAAG GACGGGAATGGGTACATCAGCGCGGCGGAGCTGCGGCACGTGATGACCAACCTGGGGGAGAAGCTGACGGATGAGGAAGTGGACGAGATGATCCGAGAGGCTGACATCGATGGTGATGGGCAGGTCAACTATGAGG AGTTCGTGCAGATGATGACAGCGAAGTGA